Proteins encoded within one genomic window of Ptiloglossa arizonensis isolate GNS036 chromosome 3, iyPtiAriz1_principal, whole genome shotgun sequence:
- the Cog3 gene encoding conserved oligomeric Golgi complex subunit 3, which yields MINISNNLTKWDLSENPLAPLTDHQKDCLLSLEEELFSDSILRTEKTDDTVYTNEEVKKSGQIERYQDLLEHYATLEKKCMDSKDSKYMLYLKELEARRFECRDLCLQIEEALEYFTTLYKQYSEVSDKTTSLYNASEQLDSDQRKLNSTIENITEYIKYFKDIDLTMEKLEAPTLSVNSEMFFNILDKIDTNIDFVQSNPSFKESNTYLIKYKHCQSKAISMIQNYIFNLFSKTTESILNLKDNDDSQDNADAALVLFYGRFQTILSKVRPVIEQIEIKSYKRQEYDSLLLECHQCYWSQRGLVLGSSIQKSLMSVKEKYNGDHCSLVRNSCALLLHASMDEYKLFYEFFSKPSGGLTAYLESLCTSLYDTLRPFIIHIYHLETLAEICCILRIEMLDEHVQNNFEPLEGFGNICLQLLHDVQERLVFRAHLYLQSDVLNYNPSPGDLAYPEKLKMMEDIAESIREETRQTKMKRLSISSVDDNFAEPISRNHIVMDSIYQKTHMGNSPADLHGMWYPTVRRTLVCLSRLYRCVDRSVFQSLSQEAISLCVQSIENARQEIEKRATPLDAELFQIKHLLILREQIAPFQVDFTIKEYSLDFSKVKTAAFGLLEKSSRIFTLSNNALLEFLLEGAPQMKEQLIDSRKQVDNKLKYTCQRLIQYATFLLIHPVMKLLDKEKLYVNTNNPDKPQEHVLGSAQDVAAVISEVLRIIKFKCPEIQQLMQLYLSNKETEFILFRPVKNNVCGAFTQLYQILSKYYNAEELLLIACPLPEQISVILSSSSLVHGKSTQTAVKKT from the coding sequence atgataaatatttcgaataacttaACCAAATGGGATCTGTCAGAAAATCCACTGGCACCATTGACCGATCATCAAAAAGATTGTTTATTAAGCTTGGAAGAGGAATTGTTTTCCGACAGTATACTGAGAACTGAAAAAACAGATGATACCGTGTATACAAACGAAGAAGTTAAGAAATCAGGACAAATAGAACGGTATCAGGATCTATTAGAACATTATGCCAcattagaaaaaaaatgtatggATAGTAAAGATTCAAAATATATGTTGTACCTCAAGGAACTTGAAGCCCGACGATTCGAATGTCGTGATCTATGCCTCCAAATAGAAGAAGCATTAGAGTATTTTACAACATTGTATAAACAATATTCTGAGGTTTCTGATAAAACTACGTCTCTTTATAATGCTAGTGAACAGCTTGACTCTGATCAAAGGAAATTAAATTCTACTATAGAAAACATCACTgaatacataaaatattttaaagatatTGATTTGACAATGGAAAAATTAGAAGCACCTACGTTATCAGTAAATAGCGAAATGTTCTTTAACATATTAGATAAAATTGATACAAATATAGATTTTGTGCAGAGTAATCCTTCATTTAAAGAAAGCAATACTTACTTAATTAAGTATAAACATTGTCAATCTAAAGCAATATCTatgatacaaaattatatttttaatctatTTAGTAAAACTACAGAAAGTATTTTAAATCTGAAAGACAACGATGATTCCCAAGATAATGCAGATGCAGCTTTGGTACTCTTTTATGGACGATTTCAAACTATTTTATCAAAAGTTAGACCGGTTATAGAACAAATAGAAATAAAGTCATATAAACGACAAGAATATGATAGTTTATTGTTGGAATGCCATCAATGTTATTGGAGTCAAAGAGGATTAGTATTAGGTAGTAGCATACAGAAATCTTTAATGtctgtaaaagaaaaatacaatggtGATCATTGTAGTTTAGTGCGAAATTCATGTGCATTATTATTACATGCATCAATGgatgaatataaattattttatgaatttttctcCAAGCCATCCGGTGGATTAACAGCATACCTTGAAAGTTTATGTACTTCTTTGTATGATACACTCAGACCATTTATTATTCATATTTACCATTTAGAAACATTGGctgaaatttgttgtattttgaGAATTGAAATGTTGGATGAACatgttcaaaataattttgaaccCCTGGAAGGATTTGGAAACATTTGTTTACAATTGTTGCACGACGTACAAGAGAGGCTTGTCTTTCGTGCACATCTTTATTTACAGTCTGATGTTTTGAATTATAATCCATCACCAGGTGATTTAGCATATccagagaaattaaaaatgatgGAAGATATAGCAGAATCAATACGAGAAGAAACTCGGCAAACAAAGATGAAAAGACTGTCTATATCTTCTGTCGATGATAATTTTGCTGAACCTATTTCCAGAAACCATATTGTAATGGATTCCATCTATCAAAAAACACATATGGGTAATTCACCAGCAGATCTCCATGGAATGTGGTATCCTACTGTCCGTAGGACATTAGTTTGTTTGTCAAGATTGTATCGATGTGTAGACAGATCTGTCTTTCAATCTTTGAGTCAGGAAGCAATATCTCTTTGTGTTCAAAGTATAGAGAATGCGAGGCAAGAAATTGAAAAGAGGGCAACGCCTTTGGATGCAGAACTTTTCCAGATAAAGCATTTGTTAATATTGCGTGAGCAAATTGCACCATTTCAAGTGGATTTCACCATAAAAGAATACAGTTTAGACTTTTCTAAAGTTAAAACAGCAGCATTTGGTTTATTAGAAAAAAGTTCAAGAATTTTCACTTTGTCAAATAATGCATTGttggaatttttattagaaGGTGCACCACAAATGAAAGAACAGTTAATAGATTCAAGGAAACAAGTGGATAATAAGCTGAAATATACTTGTCAACGTCTTATACAATATGCAACATTTTTGTTGATACATCCAGTAATGAAGTTATTGGATAAGGAAAAGTTATATGTGAATACTAATAATCCAGATAAACCCCAAGAACATGTTCTTGGGAGTGCACAAGATGTTGCTGCAGTAATTAGTGAAGTTCtgcgaataattaaatttaaatgtcCAGAGATTCAACAACTAATGCAACTGTATCTATCTAATAAAGAGAcagagtttattttatttagacCAGTAAAAAATAATGTGTGTGGTGCATTTACACAATTATACCAGATATTAAGTAAATATTACAATGCAGAGGAACTTCTGTTAATTGCTTGTCCATTACCAGAACAAATTTCTGTCATATTGAGTTCATCCAGTCTGGttcatggaaaaagtacacaaactgcTGTAAAGAAAACATAG